The proteins below come from a single Tigriopus californicus strain San Diego chromosome 3, Tcal_SD_v2.1, whole genome shotgun sequence genomic window:
- the LOC131878208 gene encoding coagulation factor IX-like isoform X2: MGLRHYWPILLVLLPSVIAALAPPDHERNSRQLTKSLMNLDLGYNVMNQAALRKSMGFNVEDIDRSDDVFEDYEYLEDMEDSDGDDNNSEGVSLFNSDHREVLPAPLSLARQDGFFGSGPNPEGFWLDSNFWESSAWSPFGGRPQRKPQVQASHPRSHPKKKIFDNAHRPELDFGSVQNDPRCGLSAGRRNVAQRRIVGGDEAGFGSFPWQAYIRIGTSRCGGSLVNEWYVVTAGHCVARARASQVRVTLGEYVLKSSVEPLPGRTYGASTIKVHPYFKFTPQADRYDVAVVRLNRRVDLAPHISPICLPPKELDMHDMHGWAAGWGALQPGSRLRPKTLQVVDVPMIDNRECENWHKDKGINVVIYDEMVCAGYYRGGKDSCQGDSGGPLMSEMEGRWTLIGIVSAGYSCAKRGQPGIYHRVSRTADWISYSIST, translated from the exons ATGGGCTTAAGACATTACTGGCCTATCCTCTTGGTACTTCTTCCATCAGTGATTGCGGCTCTGGCTCCTCCAGATCACGAGAGGAACAGTCGACAGCTCACCAAAAGCCTCATGAATCTGGATTTGGGCTACAATGTGATGAACCAAGCCGCTCTTCGAAAGAGCATGGGTTTCAATGTGGAGGATATAGATCGATCGGATGACGTGTTCGAAGATTATGAATATCTTGAGGACATGGAAGACTCTGACGGGGACGACAATAATAGTGAGGGAGTGTCGTTGTTCAATAGTGATCATCGGGAAGTTCTCCCTGCACCTTTGTCATTGGCGCGGCAGGATGGTTTCTTCGGCAGTGGTCCTAACCCTGAGGGCTTTTGGCTGGACTCGAACTTCTGGGAATCTTCTGCTTGGAGCCCATTCGGAGGTCGTCCTCAAAGAAAGCCTCAAGTGCAGGCTTCGCATCCGCGATCGCACCCCAAGAAAAAGATCTTT GATAACGCTCATCGACCCGAATTGGATTTTGGTTCGGTTCAAAACGATCCCCGGTGTGGTTTGAGTGCCGGTCGAAGGAATGTAGCCCAAAGACGTATTGTGGGCGGGGACGAGGCCGGATTCGGCTCTTTCCCGTGGCAGGCTTATATACGGATAGGCACTTCCAGATGCGGAGGCTCACTAGTCAATGAGTGGTACGTCGTCACTGCTGGTCATTGCGTGGCCAGGGCCCGGGCATCCCAAGTCCGGGTTACTTTGGGCGAATACGTCCTGAAGTCAAGTGTTGAACCCCTACCCGGCCGGACTTATGGTGCATCAACCATCAAAGTCCATCCGTACTTCAAGTTCACGCCCCAAGCAGATCGTTACGATGTGGCCGTGGTCAGATTGAACCGGCGGGTGGACTTGGCTCCGCACATCAGCCCCATCTGTCTACCCCCCAAAGAATTGGATATGCACGACATGCATGGGTGGGCAGCTGGTTGGGGTGCATTGCAACCAGGCTCTCGACTTCGACCAAAGACTCTCCAG GTGGTGGATGTGCCAATGATTGATAATCGAGAATGTGAAAACTGGCACAAAGATAAAGGTATCAACGTGGTCATCTATGATGAGATGGTATGTGCTGGTTATTACCGTGGTGGTAAAGATAGCTGTCAAGGCGACAGTGGAGGACCACTTATGTCAGAAATGGAAGgacg GTGGACACTCATTGGTATTGTCTCAGCGGGTTACTCGTGTGCAAAGCGAGGACAGCCAGGAATTTACCATCGAGTTTCGCGGACCGCAGATTGGATTTCCTATTCAATCAGCACGTGA
- the LOC131878208 gene encoding proclotting enzyme-like isoform X1 — protein MGLRHYWPILLVLLPSVIAALAPPDHERNSRQLTKSLMNLDLGYNVMNQAALRKSMGFNVEDIDRSDDVFEDYEYLEDMEDSDGDDNNSEGVSLFNSDHREVLPAPLSLARQDGFFGSGPNPEGFWLDSNFWESSAWSPFGGRPQRKPQVQASHPRSHPKKKIFVGDQHQCSSGSCEFFLFCWLSGGIVEGACGGILFACCQRPHSVGAKTILARDNAHRPELDFGSVQNDPRCGLSAGRRNVAQRRIVGGDEAGFGSFPWQAYIRIGTSRCGGSLVNEWYVVTAGHCVARARASQVRVTLGEYVLKSSVEPLPGRTYGASTIKVHPYFKFTPQADRYDVAVVRLNRRVDLAPHISPICLPPKELDMHDMHGWAAGWGALQPGSRLRPKTLQVVDVPMIDNRECENWHKDKGINVVIYDEMVCAGYYRGGKDSCQGDSGGPLMSEMEGRWTLIGIVSAGYSCAKRGQPGIYHRVSRTADWISYSIST, from the exons ATGGGCTTAAGACATTACTGGCCTATCCTCTTGGTACTTCTTCCATCAGTGATTGCGGCTCTGGCTCCTCCAGATCACGAGAGGAACAGTCGACAGCTCACCAAAAGCCTCATGAATCTGGATTTGGGCTACAATGTGATGAACCAAGCCGCTCTTCGAAAGAGCATGGGTTTCAATGTGGAGGATATAGATCGATCGGATGACGTGTTCGAAGATTATGAATATCTTGAGGACATGGAAGACTCTGACGGGGACGACAATAATAGTGAGGGAGTGTCGTTGTTCAATAGTGATCATCGGGAAGTTCTCCCTGCACCTTTGTCATTGGCGCGGCAGGATGGTTTCTTCGGCAGTGGTCCTAACCCTGAGGGCTTTTGGCTGGACTCGAACTTCTGGGAATCTTCTGCTTGGAGCCCATTCGGAGGTCGTCCTCAAAGAAAGCCTCAAGTGCAGGCTTCGCATCCGCGATCGCACCCCAAGAAAAAGATCTTTGTAGGTGACCAACATCAATGCTCGTCTGGGAGTTGtgaattctttcttttttgttggcTTAGTGGGGGTATTGTAGAAGGGGCTTGTGGGggaattttgtttgcttgttgtCAGAGACCACATTCCGTGGGGGCGAAGACCATCTTAGCACGG GATAACGCTCATCGACCCGAATTGGATTTTGGTTCGGTTCAAAACGATCCCCGGTGTGGTTTGAGTGCCGGTCGAAGGAATGTAGCCCAAAGACGTATTGTGGGCGGGGACGAGGCCGGATTCGGCTCTTTCCCGTGGCAGGCTTATATACGGATAGGCACTTCCAGATGCGGAGGCTCACTAGTCAATGAGTGGTACGTCGTCACTGCTGGTCATTGCGTGGCCAGGGCCCGGGCATCCCAAGTCCGGGTTACTTTGGGCGAATACGTCCTGAAGTCAAGTGTTGAACCCCTACCCGGCCGGACTTATGGTGCATCAACCATCAAAGTCCATCCGTACTTCAAGTTCACGCCCCAAGCAGATCGTTACGATGTGGCCGTGGTCAGATTGAACCGGCGGGTGGACTTGGCTCCGCACATCAGCCCCATCTGTCTACCCCCCAAAGAATTGGATATGCACGACATGCATGGGTGGGCAGCTGGTTGGGGTGCATTGCAACCAGGCTCTCGACTTCGACCAAAGACTCTCCAG GTGGTGGATGTGCCAATGATTGATAATCGAGAATGTGAAAACTGGCACAAAGATAAAGGTATCAACGTGGTCATCTATGATGAGATGGTATGTGCTGGTTATTACCGTGGTGGTAAAGATAGCTGTCAAGGCGACAGTGGAGGACCACTTATGTCAGAAATGGAAGgacg GTGGACACTCATTGGTATTGTCTCAGCGGGTTACTCGTGTGCAAAGCGAGGACAGCCAGGAATTTACCATCGAGTTTCGCGGACCGCAGATTGGATTTCCTATTCAATCAGCACGTGA